One window of Sulfurospirillum sp. 1612 genomic DNA carries:
- the zwf gene encoding glucose-6-phosphate dehydrogenase, with protein MEHHKSLCDIIIFGGHGDLSFRKLLPALYHLYKEAYLSPDSRIVVISRRDMTQAKHVELLRSKMKEFLRDGEYDEEIFSEFIKRIVLCNIDFDNEKSFEHLKKTLDKEEKRDRIYYLSTSSDFFGSICKSLSAFKLIKSNSRVVLEKPIGRDLESSQSINKEVLKYFKENQVYRIDHYLGKDTVQNILALRFSNRFFMPLWDANNIDHVQITVSESVGVEGRWGYYDDYGALRDMIQNHLLQLLCLIAMEPPCSLASDSIRDEKVKVLHSLRNMTPEDIRQRTVRAQYKSGSINGEPVVGYLDAEGADKNSNTETFAALRVDIDNWRWIGVPFYLRSGKRMSKKNSEIVIQFKKIPYSIFPNNGNCITENKLVITLQPKESISLKLMNKIPEITEQMRLQQVDLELNAPKTNVGTAEAYQRLILDVIHANPTLFMRLDEVEAAWRWTDIILEGWAQNFTTMKTYSAGTDGPSASIQLIAQDARSWYDE; from the coding sequence ATGGAACATCATAAAAGCTTGTGCGATATTATAATTTTTGGAGGACACGGTGATTTGTCGTTTAGAAAACTACTACCGGCACTTTATCACCTTTATAAAGAAGCTTATTTATCCCCCGATAGCAGAATTGTCGTCATATCAAGACGCGACATGACACAGGCGAAGCATGTAGAGCTGCTGCGCTCAAAAATGAAAGAATTCTTGCGAGATGGCGAGTATGATGAGGAAATTTTTAGTGAATTTATCAAACGCATCGTCTTGTGTAACATTGACTTTGATAATGAAAAAAGTTTTGAACATCTCAAAAAAACGCTGGACAAAGAAGAAAAACGCGATCGTATTTACTATTTATCCACCTCTTCAGATTTTTTTGGCTCCATTTGTAAATCTTTAAGTGCCTTCAAATTAATCAAAAGCAACAGTCGTGTTGTCCTAGAAAAACCAATAGGACGCGACCTAGAATCCTCTCAATCCATCAATAAAGAAGTGCTGAAATATTTCAAAGAGAATCAAGTCTATCGTATTGACCACTATCTCGGTAAAGATACCGTGCAAAATATCTTGGCGCTACGATTTTCAAACCGATTTTTTATGCCGTTGTGGGATGCTAATAATATCGACCATGTTCAAATCACCGTCTCAGAGAGCGTCGGAGTAGAAGGTCGATGGGGATATTATGATGATTATGGTGCGCTTCGAGATATGATACAAAATCACCTCTTACAACTTCTGTGTTTGATTGCGATGGAGCCACCGTGTTCTTTGGCCTCAGATAGTATTCGAGATGAGAAAGTCAAAGTATTACATTCCCTTCGTAACATGACACCAGAAGATATCAGACAGCGAACCGTACGGGCACAATACAAAAGTGGCTCTATCAACGGAGAACCCGTAGTCGGCTATCTTGATGCTGAGGGAGCGGATAAAAATAGCAATACCGAAACCTTTGCCGCACTGCGCGTGGATATCGACAATTGGCGCTGGATTGGTGTGCCGTTTTATCTTAGAAGTGGCAAGCGTATGAGTAAGAAAAATTCTGAGATTGTGATTCAATTCAAAAAAATCCCCTACTCTATTTTTCCTAATAATGGCAATTGCATCACCGAAAATAAGCTAGTCATCACCCTGCAACCTAAAGAGAGTATTAGTCTGAAATTGATGAATAAAATACCGGAGATTACGGAACAAATGCGTCTGCAGCAAGTTGATTTAGAATTGAATGCTCCCAAAACCAATGTCGGAACAGCGGAGGCGTATCAACGTTTGATTTTGGATGTCATTCATGCCAATCCAACACTTTTTATGCGCTTAGATGAAGTCGAAGCCGCATGGAGATGGACGGATATTATTTTGGAAGGTTGGGCACAAAATTTTACAACGATGAAAACCTACAGCGCTGGTACAGACGGTCCGAGCGCTTCCATACAACTCATCGCACAAGATGCTAGAAGCTGGTATGATGAGTAA
- the eda gene encoding bifunctional 4-hydroxy-2-oxoglutarate aldolase/2-dehydro-3-deoxy-phosphogluconate aldolase: protein MTTKEIMEISPIVPVIALDDVQNAVPLALALLEAGIHIMEVTLRTEDGLKAIEKIAKIVPQMQVGAGTVVNKKDFRYAIDAGASFVFSPGINQELMDYSIKKGVTFIPGVATASDIMMAQNNGFYYCKLFPATTVGGVSALKSFAGPFPKMKFCPTGGINLKNVKDFLQLDNVLCAGGSWLVPKSAIQNKDFNLITQLSKEALNAIT from the coding sequence ATGACAACAAAAGAGATCATGGAAATTTCACCCATCGTTCCAGTCATTGCATTGGACGATGTGCAAAATGCTGTGCCTTTGGCTTTAGCTTTACTGGAAGCTGGAATTCACATTATGGAAGTCACACTGAGGACAGAAGATGGACTCAAAGCCATTGAAAAAATTGCCAAAATCGTCCCTCAAATGCAAGTAGGTGCCGGTACTGTTGTGAATAAAAAAGATTTCAGATATGCTATTGATGCGGGAGCATCGTTTGTCTTTTCTCCCGGAATTAACCAAGAATTGATGGATTATTCTATTAAAAAAGGGGTTACTTTTATTCCAGGTGTCGCAACCGCAAGTGACATCATGATGGCGCAAAACAATGGTTTTTATTATTGTAAACTCTTCCCAGCAACCACAGTCGGAGGGGTGAGTGCACTAAAATCATTTGCCGGTCCCTTTCCAAAGATGAAATTTTGCCCAACAGGGGGCATTAATCTTAAAAATGTCAAGGATTTTTTACAGCTTGATAATGTTCTGTGTGCCGGAGGAAGTTGGCTGGTTCCAAAATCTGCGATTCAAAACAAAGATTTCAACTTGATCACCCAACTCTCAAAAGAAGCACTAAACGCAATCACATAA
- a CDS encoding sodium-dependent transporter has product MEKARFSRVGFILAAAGSAVGLGNIWKFPYMAGQNGGGAFVLIYLLTVVLIGLSIFIAEVYMGRTTREDGVTAFETLAARNGHIWKYAGFMVFTGVLILSFYTIVIGWIFKYIILSFSTLPISVGAAGKLFGAMVSGDWEGQFAFFNIAFFLTMWIVARGVKRGIERVNLILMPLLILILIFLFFYSMTYTGFEKSLTFLFYPEWDKLTQSSLLQAVGHAFFTLSLGMGTIMTYATSLPKGENIVKSSFYVAFIDTLIALVAGIIIFTFVFHFGEKPSQGPGLVFISLPALFHHMGVMGNVISLLFFVALAFAGITSAVSIVEPTALFFINRFKMARSKALIIIAVIVYILGTMAVLSNTKAYGAHFTYFGKGAFDLMDFVSAAILLPLGGMIIAIFVGFVIERDKVHATMSKYMSDRLFNLWYFSIRYIAPAAVMIVMINKLFF; this is encoded by the coding sequence TTGGAAAAAGCTAGATTTAGTAGGGTTGGATTTATTTTAGCTGCAGCAGGAAGTGCTGTGGGATTGGGTAACATATGGAAATTCCCATATATGGCAGGACAAAATGGTGGAGGCGCGTTTGTGTTGATATACCTTTTGACCGTGGTTTTGATAGGACTTTCTATCTTTATTGCAGAAGTTTACATGGGAAGAACAACACGAGAAGACGGCGTCACAGCTTTTGAAACATTGGCTGCACGCAATGGACATATCTGGAAATATGCTGGATTTATGGTCTTTACCGGGGTTTTAATACTCTCATTTTATACAATTGTTATCGGTTGGATTTTTAAATACATTATACTCTCATTTTCAACATTGCCAATCAGTGTAGGTGCGGCAGGAAAGCTCTTTGGAGCTATGGTTTCAGGAGATTGGGAAGGGCAATTTGCATTTTTTAATATTGCATTCTTTTTGACTATGTGGATTGTCGCACGCGGGGTCAAACGAGGAATTGAACGTGTGAATCTTATCTTGATGCCACTGTTGATTCTTATTTTGATATTTTTATTTTTCTACTCGATGACGTATACCGGATTTGAGAAGTCTTTGACCTTTTTATTCTATCCTGAGTGGGATAAACTCACACAAAGCTCTTTGCTTCAAGCCGTGGGACATGCATTTTTTACCCTTTCTCTTGGTATGGGAACCATCATGACGTATGCGACCTCATTGCCAAAAGGTGAAAATATTGTCAAATCATCTTTTTATGTTGCTTTTATTGATACACTCATTGCATTGGTTGCGGGTATCATCATCTTTACTTTTGTTTTTCACTTTGGAGAAAAACCATCCCAAGGACCGGGACTTGTCTTTATTTCTTTGCCGGCATTGTTTCATCATATGGGCGTGATGGGTAATGTGATTTCATTATTGTTTTTTGTAGCATTGGCATTTGCAGGGATTACATCGGCTGTTTCTATTGTAGAACCAACCGCTTTATTTTTCATCAACCGATTTAAAATGGCACGGTCTAAAGCTTTGATTATTATCGCTGTGATTGTCTATATCTTAGGTACGATGGCGGTATTGTCTAATACCAAAGCGTATGGTGCGCATTTCACTTATTTTGGAAAAGGTGCGTTTGATTTGATGGATTTTGTCAGTGCCGCCATATTATTACCTCTAGGTGGTATGATTATTGCAATCTTTGTCGGTTTTGTTATTGAGCGTGATAAAGTTCATGCGACGATGTCAAAATATATGAGTGATCGATTGTTTAATCTCTGGTATTTTTCCATCCGATATATTGCCCCTGCTGCGGTCATGATCGTGATGATAAATAAACTTTTCTTTTAA
- the edd gene encoding phosphogluconate dehydratase, with the protein MMNKTIQQVTDNIIKRSQPYRTLYLERIQEAKRHGVIRKKLSCSNLAHAMAAMSTDEKSSMSNMQSPNIAIVTAYNDMLSAHEPLQTYPDIIKKALHEKGATAQVASGVPAMCDGVTQSQPGMELSLFSRDVIAQATAIALSHNAYDGALYLGVCDKIVPGMFIAAMTFGHLPATFIPAGPMTSGISNAEKAKIRQEYAIGKVTQKELLKAESASYHDCGTCTFYGTANSNQMLMEMLGLHLPNSSFINADTPLREALTRYGAQNILNMTQLTDNYKPIADIIDERSFVNAIVGLMATGGSTNHTIHLIAMARSAGIILNWDDFEAISKVVPLLCKMYPNGSADVNAFREAGGMATVIHQLLSADLLHEDVTTIIGKGLRQYVVEPRLEDDTVIFDAGSTTSRNPDVISSIATAFNQEGGLKLIKSKIGRSIIKTSALKEENLLVEAKAVVFESQDALQAAFKAGELNKDFVAIVKYQGPKANGMPELHGLMPPLGILQDRGFKVAIITDGRMSGASGKVPAALHMTPEALAGGNLDKIRTGDKIRFDVKKGEILILVNEEEFDARVYESPHLEKNHHGFGRELFAATRDNVHQAEEGAGIFNLIGEEKG; encoded by the coding sequence ATCATGAATAAAACAATACAACAGGTTACTGACAATATTATAAAACGCTCTCAACCATATCGAACACTATACTTAGAGCGCATCCAAGAAGCAAAACGCCATGGCGTTATCAGAAAAAAACTCAGCTGTAGTAATCTCGCACATGCAATGGCAGCGATGAGCACGGATGAGAAATCTTCGATGTCCAATATGCAATCCCCCAATATCGCCATCGTCACTGCCTACAATGACATGCTTTCCGCTCACGAACCACTGCAAACTTATCCAGATATTATCAAAAAAGCACTTCACGAAAAAGGCGCAACCGCACAAGTCGCCAGTGGCGTTCCAGCGATGTGTGATGGGGTCACGCAATCACAACCGGGGATGGAGTTGAGCCTCTTTAGCCGAGATGTCATCGCCCAAGCCACAGCGATTGCGCTCTCGCACAATGCCTATGATGGGGCACTGTATCTTGGTGTTTGTGACAAGATTGTACCGGGTATGTTTATCGCAGCGATGACTTTCGGACATCTTCCGGCCACTTTTATCCCCGCAGGTCCGATGACTTCGGGAATCAGTAATGCCGAAAAAGCAAAAATCAGACAAGAATATGCCATCGGAAAAGTCACGCAAAAAGAGTTACTCAAGGCAGAATCAGCCTCGTATCATGATTGTGGTACGTGTACTTTTTATGGTACGGCTAATTCCAACCAAATGCTAATGGAAATGTTAGGATTACACCTACCTAATAGCTCCTTTATCAATGCAGACACGCCATTGAGAGAAGCACTCACGCGATATGGAGCTCAAAATATCCTCAATATGACGCAACTCACAGACAATTACAAACCCATCGCCGATATCATCGATGAGCGCAGTTTTGTCAATGCGATTGTCGGACTCATGGCCACAGGAGGATCAACCAATCATACGATTCACCTCATTGCGATGGCACGTTCAGCGGGTATTATCCTCAATTGGGACGATTTTGAAGCCATCTCAAAAGTAGTACCGCTTTTATGTAAAATGTATCCCAATGGCAGCGCTGATGTCAATGCGTTTCGAGAGGCAGGTGGTATGGCGACTGTCATCCATCAACTCTTATCGGCTGATTTATTACACGAAGATGTCACAACCATCATCGGAAAAGGATTGCGCCAATATGTGGTCGAACCACGACTTGAAGATGATACGGTCATCTTTGATGCGGGTTCTACGACATCAAGAAATCCTGATGTTATCTCCTCCATCGCCACCGCATTTAATCAAGAAGGTGGCTTGAAACTCATCAAAAGCAAAATCGGGCGCAGCATCATAAAAACCTCTGCATTAAAAGAGGAAAATCTACTCGTAGAAGCCAAAGCAGTAGTATTTGAATCACAAGATGCATTGCAAGCGGCCTTCAAAGCCGGTGAACTGAATAAAGATTTTGTCGCAATTGTCAAATACCAAGGGCCAAAAGCCAATGGAATGCCCGAACTCCACGGACTCATGCCACCGCTTGGAATTTTGCAAGATCGTGGTTTCAAAGTCGCCATCATCACAGATGGACGGATGTCTGGAGCAAGTGGTAAAGTACCAGCCGCCTTGCACATGACACCAGAAGCTCTTGCTGGGGGAAATCTTGATAAAATAAGAACCGGAGATAAGATACGATTTGATGTCAAAAAAGGTGAGATTTTAATACTTGTTAATGAAGAGGAATTTGACGCACGCGTGTATGAATCTCCACATTTAGAGAAAAATCATCACGGCTTTGGACGCGAATTATTTGCGGCAACTAGAGACAATGTGCACCAAGCAGAAGAAGGTGCGGGTATCTTTAACTTAATTGGTGAGGAAAAAGGATGA
- a CDS encoding cold-shock protein, giving the protein MATLVNGTVKWFNSEKGFGFIEREDGGKDVFVHFRQVNNPNGYGRVSLDEGQKVTFEIGEGEKGPQAENVTAV; this is encoded by the coding sequence ATGGCAACATTAGTTAATGGAACAGTAAAATGGTTCAACAGTGAAAAAGGTTTTGGTTTTATCGAACGAGAAGATGGCGGCAAAGATGTATTTGTACACTTTAGACAAGTAAATAATCCAAACGGATACGGTAGAGTATCACTTGATGAAGGTCAAAAAGTAACTTTTGAAATTGGTGAAGGTGAAAAAGGCCCACAAGCAGAAAACGTTACTGCTGTATAA
- the pgl gene encoding 6-phosphogluconolactonase — MSNIIHKYDNQAMLREDLSLDIATNLSEAINQKGKATLMVSGGNTPKALFESLSNINIPWGRVSIGLCDERWVNPTDDASNEKLVKTHLLQHKASKANFIGMYQDMPIAEATDICSQKVKTHLMPFDVIILGMGDDGHTASLFPHNKKLEFAYTQELENPCIAIEPTTAPHMRMSLTKAAILSARHIYLHFEGKEKTAIFHKALEHHDEFAMPIRIILNPNTKDIKVYYHE; from the coding sequence ATGAGTAATATTATCCATAAATACGACAATCAAGCGATGCTCCGAGAAGATTTGAGCTTAGATATTGCCACCAATCTCTCTGAAGCTATCAATCAAAAGGGAAAAGCGACCTTGATGGTCTCTGGGGGAAACACACCCAAAGCACTTTTTGAGAGTTTGAGCAACATCAACATTCCATGGGGACGTGTCAGCATTGGATTGTGTGATGAACGGTGGGTGAATCCAACGGATGATGCTAGCAACGAAAAGCTCGTCAAAACTCATCTACTTCAGCATAAAGCATCCAAAGCAAATTTTATAGGGATGTATCAAGATATGCCCATTGCTGAAGCCACTGACATATGTTCCCAAAAAGTCAAAACCCATTTGATGCCTTTTGATGTCATCATTTTGGGAATGGGAGATGATGGTCATACCGCATCTTTGTTTCCCCACAATAAAAAACTGGAATTTGCCTACACGCAAGAGCTAGAAAATCCCTGCATTGCTATCGAGCCGACAACTGCTCCTCATATGAGGATGAGTCTCACCAAAGCGGCTATTTTGAGTGCCCGACACATTTATCTGCATTTTGAAGGCAAAGAAAAAACAGCCATATTTCACAAAGCTTTAGAACATCATGATGAATTTGCAATGCCGATTCGAATCATCTTGAATCCAAACACTAAAGATATAAAGGTCTATTATCATGAATAA